One Mangrovimonas cancribranchiae DNA segment encodes these proteins:
- a CDS encoding cytochrome c biogenesis protein CcdA produces the protein MKSFLATLILTFVTFFNVQSQILEPVTWTHEVKKTSESAYELIFKADIEDHWHLYSQHLPEDGPLPTEFLFDSTQVDKSFKLIGKVTESESITEYDKVFDMQLNFFDGEATFSQKIEVLEDTLKTVSVEIAYQACDDERCIYKFKTIDFNLNNTTQGTEEKTTISSSKTDTDKSDSEAETIDDTEESKGLLKIFFTAFFLGFLVLLTPCVFPMIPMTVSFFTKQSKNRASGIKNALLYGLFIIVIYTLLGTAVSAMFGSNAMYEFSTGVTFNTIMFFALVIFAFSFLGAFEIMLPNSWVNKVDQGANKGGILGIFFMALALAVVSFSCTFPIAGTALLDAATKGGIAPIVSMLGFSSAIALPFALFAFFPSWLNSMPKSGGWLNTVKVVLGFLELAFAFKFLSMVDLVLEWHFLEREVFIAIWIAIFGTLGLYLLGKIKLPHDSPLNHISVGRLSLAIVTLAFTVYMIPGLWGAPLKLISGFPPPMSTNSESPYGVGYMKKQVGTTATSKEVRELPKGAHFGPHDIIAFHDYDTGLAYAKSVNKPVMLDFTGITCVNCRKMEEQVWINDRIFKLLNNELVLISLYVDDREKLPKDEQYESEFSGNKIRTYGQKWLEFQQKRYNTNAQPLYVIQDINGSDLTKTVGYTPDANEYFEWMMSGITKFKDN, from the coding sequence ATGAAGTCATTTTTAGCAACATTAATCTTAACTTTTGTTACCTTTTTTAATGTTCAATCCCAAATTTTAGAACCCGTAACATGGACTCATGAAGTTAAGAAAACTTCAGAAAGCGCATACGAACTTATTTTTAAAGCCGATATAGAAGACCATTGGCATTTGTATTCACAACATCTTCCAGAAGACGGGCCATTACCAACAGAGTTTCTTTTCGATTCTACACAAGTCGATAAAAGCTTTAAGCTTATAGGAAAAGTAACAGAAAGCGAATCTATTACCGAGTACGATAAGGTGTTTGACATGCAATTGAATTTTTTTGATGGTGAAGCTACTTTCTCTCAAAAAATAGAAGTTTTAGAAGATACCTTAAAAACAGTTTCTGTCGAAATAGCTTACCAAGCTTGCGATGATGAACGTTGCATTTACAAATTTAAAACCATAGATTTTAACCTTAACAATACTACACAAGGTACCGAAGAGAAAACAACTATTTCATCTAGTAAAACAGATACAGATAAAAGTGATTCAGAAGCAGAAACTATAGACGATACAGAAGAATCTAAAGGCTTACTAAAAATATTCTTTACGGCCTTTTTTCTAGGTTTTTTAGTGTTGCTCACACCATGTGTGTTCCCAATGATTCCTATGACGGTAAGCTTCTTTACCAAACAGAGTAAAAACAGAGCATCAGGTATTAAAAATGCGCTACTTTATGGGCTTTTTATTATTGTAATTTATACGCTTTTAGGTACAGCAGTTTCTGCCATGTTTGGTAGTAATGCCATGTATGAGTTTTCTACAGGGGTGACGTTTAATACCATAATGTTTTTTGCTTTAGTCATTTTTGCATTCTCATTTTTAGGTGCTTTCGAAATTATGCTACCTAATTCTTGGGTTAATAAAGTCGATCAAGGTGCAAACAAAGGCGGGATTTTAGGCATATTTTTTATGGCTTTAGCCTTAGCTGTAGTATCATTTTCGTGTACTTTTCCTATTGCAGGAACAGCTTTATTAGACGCCGCAACTAAAGGTGGTATTGCGCCTATTGTAAGTATGCTAGGGTTTTCTTCGGCAATTGCATTGCCATTTGCATTGTTTGCCTTTTTCCCAAGTTGGTTAAATTCTATGCCAAAATCGGGAGGTTGGTTAAACACGGTAAAAGTAGTATTAGGATTCTTAGAATTAGCTTTTGCATTCAAGTTCCTGTCTATGGTCGATTTGGTATTAGAATGGCACTTCTTAGAACGTGAAGTCTTTATTGCCATTTGGATAGCTATTTTTGGAACGTTAGGACTTTATCTTTTAGGAAAAATTAAATTACCTCACGATTCACCATTAAACCATATTTCGGTTGGCCGATTAAGTTTAGCCATCGTAACATTAGCTTTTACAGTATATATGATTCCTGGACTTTGGGGCGCACCACTTAAATTAATTAGCGGATTTCCACCACCAATGAGTACCAATAGCGAATCGCCTTATGGCGTTGGTTATATGAAAAAACAAGTGGGAACAACAGCGACATCGAAAGAAGTGCGCGAGTTACCAAAAGGCGCACATTTTGGGCCACATGATATTATAGCGTTTCACGATTACGATACTGGTTTAGCCTATGCCAAATCGGTGAATAAACCCGTTATGCTTGACTTTACAGGAATTACCTGCGTAAATTGTCGTAAAATGGAAGAGCAAGTGTGGATAAACGATCGCATATTCAAGTTGCTTAATAATGAGTTGGTGCTTATCTCGTTATATGTTGATGATAGAGAAAAATTACCAAAAGACGAACAATACGAATCAGAGTTTTCTGGAAATAAAATTAGAACTTACGGACAGAAGTGGTTGGAATTTCAACAGAAACGATATAATACAAATGCGCAGCCCTTATATGTTATTCAAGATATAAATGGTAGCGATTTAACAAAAACCGTAGGATATACACCAGATGCCAATGAGTATTTTGAATGGATGATGAGTGGTATAACCAAGTTTAAAGACAATTAA
- the ade gene encoding adenine deaminase, protein MTLQGNIVDILNKRIFKGEVTIEGEKITSIVEKDHPIQNYILPGFVDAHIHIESSMLVPSEFAKIAVKHGTVATVSDPHEIANVLGVKGVKFMIENGKQTPFKFNFGAPSCVPATAFETAGAIIDSEGIKTLLQNPDIKYLAEMMNYPGVLSRDLEVMKKIAWAKQYNKPIDGHAPGVTGQDLDSYISAGITTDHECFTYNEGLEKLQKGMKVIIREGSAAKNFEALIDLLPDHFENMMFCSDDKHPDDLLLGHINQLCKRAVAKGVDIFKVLQVACINPVKHYNLDVGLLEKGDQADVIVVEDLKDFKVLETYINGNCVFKNSTSFVKHVPFKTLNKFDTEKKKILDFKIPSTGSTINVIQAFDGELITKRLEAKAHIENGNIISNTSEDILKITVVNRYNNTKPAVAFIKGFGLKEGAIASSVAHDSHNIVAVGVSDEAICKAVNLTIDSKGGISVVSNKNSHSMPLPMAGIMSDQNAETVGNQYEKLDKQAKTLGSKLKAPFMSLSFMALLVIPELKLSDKGLFDGVSFNFLPLENH, encoded by the coding sequence ATGACATTACAAGGTAATATTGTTGATATTTTAAATAAAAGAATATTTAAAGGTGAAGTTACAATAGAAGGTGAAAAAATCACGTCTATTGTAGAAAAAGATCATCCTATTCAAAACTATATTTTGCCTGGATTTGTCGATGCGCATATTCATATAGAAAGTTCCATGTTAGTACCAAGTGAATTCGCTAAAATAGCAGTAAAACATGGCACAGTAGCAACGGTTTCCGATCCTCATGAAATAGCAAATGTTTTAGGTGTTAAAGGAGTTAAATTTATGATTGAAAATGGCAAACAAACACCGTTTAAATTCAATTTTGGCGCACCATCTTGTGTGCCAGCAACAGCTTTTGAAACTGCTGGGGCAATCATTGATTCAGAAGGTATTAAAACCTTACTGCAAAACCCCGATATTAAATATTTAGCCGAAATGATGAATTATCCAGGTGTGTTAAGTCGTGATTTAGAAGTCATGAAAAAAATAGCCTGGGCGAAACAATATAACAAACCTATTGATGGTCATGCGCCAGGAGTAACAGGCCAGGATTTGGATAGCTATATTTCTGCAGGAATTACGACAGATCATGAATGTTTCACTTACAATGAAGGTTTAGAGAAGCTTCAAAAAGGCATGAAAGTCATTATTAGAGAAGGAAGCGCAGCTAAAAACTTTGAAGCGTTGATAGATTTGCTACCAGACCATTTTGAAAACATGATGTTTTGTAGCGATGATAAACATCCAGACGATTTATTGTTAGGGCACATTAATCAACTTTGTAAACGTGCCGTAGCTAAAGGAGTAGATATTTTTAAAGTGCTTCAAGTAGCTTGTATAAATCCTGTAAAACATTATAATTTAGATGTTGGGTTACTAGAAAAAGGTGATCAAGCCGATGTAATAGTTGTAGAGGATTTAAAGGATTTTAAAGTGCTTGAAACATACATAAACGGTAACTGTGTTTTTAAAAATAGCACCTCGTTTGTAAAGCATGTTCCGTTTAAAACCTTAAATAAATTTGACACAGAAAAAAAGAAAATATTAGACTTTAAGATACCTTCAACAGGTTCAACAATAAATGTTATCCAAGCCTTTGATGGCGAGTTAATAACCAAAAGATTAGAAGCAAAAGCTCACATTGAAAATGGAAATATAATATCAAATACTTCAGAAGATATTTTAAAAATAACGGTTGTTAACAGATACAATAATACCAAACCTGCAGTAGCTTTTATAAAAGGATTTGGATTAAAAGAAGGTGCTATTGCAAGCTCTGTAGCACACGATTCGCACAATATAGTTGCCGTTGGTGTTAGTGACGAAGCTATTTGTAAAGCAGTTAATTTAACTATTGATAGTAAAGGAGGAATTTCTGTGGTATCTAATAAAAACAGTCACAGTATGCCATTACCAATGGCGGGAATTATGAGTGATCAAAATGCTGAGACCGTTGGTAATCAGTACGAAAAACTAGATAAACAAGCAAAAACCTTAGGAAGTAAACTAAAAGCACCTTTTATGTCCTTAAGTTTTATGGCATTGTTGGTTATTCCAGAGTTAAAATTGAGTGATAAAGGTTTGTTTGATGGTGTAAGTTTTAATTTTTTGCCTTTAGAAAACCATTAA
- a CDS encoding CocE/NonD family hydrolase gives MKKILVLLCFSITLIACKKTTKKSSEHTDLSYVEQHYTKKEVSIEMRDGIKLHTTIYSPKDTTQTYPMLLKRTPYSCRPYGENEFPTKIGPNKYLMEEGNIMVYQDVRGRWNSEGVYDNMRAYIPNKTENQVDESSDTYDTIDWLVNNVPNNNGKVGTYGISYPGFYTTYSLLDAHPALKAASPQACIGDFFFDDFYHNGAYLLSYWRATSVFGYMKDQPTTKAWYEFPDIGTEDQYQFFLDAGPLSNLNSYYGQDNVFWEQLKEHNTYDEFWQKRGIIQHLKNIQPATMVVGGLFDAEDLYGPFNTYKSIEKHSKNNYNTIVFGPWSHGDWARSNDRQIIGNMHFGDSISDYFQKNIETKFFNHFLKGEANGKTALPEAHMFNTGTKKWASFNAWPPESTSKMSFFLQTDEKLTQEASKENRASEFISNPKKPVPYSEDIKVVFTPRKFMTDDQRFSARRPDVLVFETEPLKGDITMAGDILAKLKVATTGTAADWIVKVIDVFPNDTENTDDVQDHLKLSNYHMMVRSEVMRGRFRNSMSAPEPFKPNEKTNVNIKLQDIFHTFKKGHKIQIQVQSTFFPYIDINPQTYVDNIFEAKETDFKAQTHKVFNDSSIEFTVLR, from the coding sequence ATGAAAAAAATACTTGTGTTATTATGCTTTAGCATAACATTAATTGCTTGTAAAAAAACAACAAAAAAAAGTAGTGAACATACTGATTTATCTTATGTAGAGCAGCATTACACAAAAAAAGAAGTTAGTATAGAAATGCGTGATGGTATAAAATTGCACACCACAATTTATTCCCCTAAAGATACCACACAAACATACCCAATGTTGTTAAAGCGTACGCCATATAGTTGCCGACCTTATGGTGAAAACGAATTCCCTACTAAAATAGGCCCTAACAAATATTTAATGGAAGAAGGTAATATTATGGTATATCAAGATGTGCGTGGTCGTTGGAATAGTGAAGGCGTTTACGATAATATGCGTGCTTATATTCCCAATAAAACAGAAAATCAAGTAGATGAATCTAGCGATACTTATGACACCATTGATTGGTTGGTAAATAACGTGCCAAATAATAATGGAAAAGTAGGAACTTACGGTATTTCGTATCCAGGATTTTACACAACATATTCATTGTTAGACGCACATCCAGCCTTAAAAGCAGCTTCTCCACAAGCTTGTATTGGCGATTTCTTTTTTGATGATTTTTACCATAATGGTGCCTACTTATTAAGCTATTGGAGAGCGACATCGGTATTTGGTTATATGAAAGACCAACCAACAACCAAAGCGTGGTACGAGTTTCCAGACATAGGTACAGAAGATCAATATCAATTCTTTTTAGATGCAGGTCCGTTAAGTAATTTAAATAGTTACTACGGTCAGGATAATGTGTTTTGGGAACAATTAAAAGAACATAATACCTACGACGAATTTTGGCAAAAACGAGGTATTATTCAGCATTTAAAAAATATACAACCGGCAACTATGGTTGTTGGTGGCTTATTTGATGCCGAAGATTTATATGGTCCATTTAATACCTATAAAAGTATTGAAAAGCATAGTAAAAACAATTACAATACAATTGTTTTTGGACCTTGGAGTCATGGTGATTGGGCAAGATCAAATGATAGACAAATTATAGGAAACATGCATTTTGGTGATAGTATTTCAGATTATTTTCAAAAAAATATAGAAACCAAGTTTTTTAATCATTTCCTTAAAGGTGAAGCCAATGGAAAAACAGCATTACCAGAAGCTCATATGTTTAATACAGGAACCAAAAAATGGGCGTCTTTTAACGCATGGCCACCAGAAAGCACTAGTAAAATGAGTTTCTTTTTGCAAACAGATGAAAAGCTAACTCAAGAAGCAAGTAAAGAGAATAGAGCATCTGAATTTATTAGTAATCCAAAGAAACCTGTGCCTTATTCAGAAGATATTAAAGTGGTGTTTACACCACGAAAATTTATGACAGACGACCAGCGTTTTTCCGCTAGACGACCAGATGTTTTAGTATTTGAAACCGAACCTTTAAAAGGAGACATTACGATGGCTGGAGATATTTTAGCAAAGCTAAAAGTAGCGACTACGGGAACTGCCGCCGATTGGATTGTAAAGGTTATAGATGTTTTTCCTAACGATACCGAAAACACAGACGATGTTCAAGACCATTTAAAATTAAGCAATTACCATATGATGGTTAGAAGTGAAGTTATGCGTGGAAGGTTTAGAAACAGTATGTCTGCTCCAGAGCCTTTTAAACCAAACGAAAAAACCAATGTAAATATAAAGCTGCAAGATATTTTTCATACCTTTAAAAAAGGGCATAAAATACAAATACAGGTTCAAAGTACGTTTTTCCCTTATATCGATATTAATCCGCAAACTTATGTAGATAATATTTTTGAAGCTAAAGAAACCGATTTTAAAGCGCAAACGCATAAGGTATTTAACGATTCTTCGATAGAATTTACAGTTTTAAGATAA
- a CDS encoding phosphatase PAP2 family protein, protein MKRFFLSCVFFYCGFAFSQINTIEQTSDSLPSQQTTWEKIKYDGVSAFKGITHVYSKPFHWEGDDWLTAGAIIAGEALFYSVDTDLDTYFGNQGKDIPDGIKEFGWYLGKPQYNYLIIGGIYAGGLLTKNEKVRRTGVLMISSATATGVFQTVMKTVVGRARPGAGLGKHDFEMFSSKASHHSFPSGHAMLSMTLAHSLAKQFDNIWLKAGIYAVGSITPLSRMWDRAHWATDVVFGTVISILTVDSIDNYLNKANRYPEATKNKISWRFKAGYNTFGVVGTF, encoded by the coding sequence ATGAAACGATTCTTTTTAAGTTGTGTCTTTTTTTATTGTGGATTTGCATTTTCGCAAATAAATACAATAGAGCAAACATCGGACTCATTACCAAGTCAACAAACAACTTGGGAAAAAATAAAATACGATGGCGTATCGGCTTTTAAAGGTATCACGCACGTGTATTCAAAACCATTTCATTGGGAAGGCGACGATTGGCTAACTGCAGGAGCCATTATCGCTGGCGAAGCGCTGTTTTATTCTGTCGATACAGATTTAGATACTTATTTTGGAAATCAAGGTAAAGATATACCAGATGGAATAAAAGAATTTGGTTGGTATTTAGGAAAACCACAATACAACTACTTAATTATAGGAGGTATCTATGCTGGAGGCCTATTAACTAAAAATGAAAAAGTAAGACGAACAGGCGTTTTAATGATTTCTTCGGCTACAGCGACAGGCGTTTTCCAAACGGTTATGAAAACTGTTGTAGGCCGTGCAAGACCAGGTGCAGGTTTAGGAAAACACGATTTTGAAATGTTTAGTAGTAAAGCAAGTCACCATTCATTTCCATCGGGTCATGCCATGTTAAGTATGACGTTAGCACATTCTCTTGCCAAACAGTTTGATAATATTTGGTTAAAAGCAGGTATTTATGCTGTAGGATCTATAACACCGTTATCAAGAATGTGGGATCGTGCACATTGGGCTACCGATGTTGTTTTTGGTACAGTAATAAGTATTCTAACAGTTGATAGTATAGATAATTATTTAAACAAAGCTAACCGCTATCCAGAAGCTACAAAAAATAAAATTTCTTGGCGCTTTAAAGCAGGGTACAATACTTTTGGCGTTGTAGGTACATTCTAG
- a CDS encoding YifB family Mg chelatase-like AAA ATPase, protein MLKKVFGSAVFGVEATTITVEVNVDSGIGYHLVGLPDNAIKESNYRIAAALQNNGYKIPGKKIIINMSPADLRKEGSAYDVTLAIGILAASKQIKADHLEEYLIMGELSLDGDLQPIKGALPIAVKAREEGFKNFILPSQNAKEAAIVNDLNVFGVDNIKQVINHFDKGDVLEQTIIDTRQEFYKNLDFPEFDFADVKGQESIKRCMEIAAAGGHNIILIGPPGAGKTMLAKRLPSILPPMTLYEALETTKIHSVVGRVKAHTGLMAQRPFRSPHHTISDVALVGGGTYPQPGEISLAHNGVLFLDELPEFKRTVLEVMRQPLEDREVTISRARFTVTYPSSFMLVASMNPSPSGYFNDPNAPVTSSPAEMQRYLSKISGPLLDRIDIHIEVTPVPFDKLSDDRKGESSVTIRKRVTLARDLQTLRFKDIDSIHYNAQMNTKQIRQYCALDIPSKELLKTAMERLNLSARAYDRILKVARTIADLEESPVIQGQHITEAIQYRSLDREGWLG, encoded by the coding sequence ATGCTCAAAAAAGTTTTTGGAAGTGCCGTTTTTGGTGTTGAAGCAACAACGATAACTGTAGAAGTTAATGTTGATTCTGGTATAGGCTATCACTTAGTAGGTTTACCAGATAATGCCATAAAAGAAAGCAATTACCGTATTGCGGCAGCACTTCAAAATAATGGGTATAAAATTCCAGGGAAGAAAATCATCATTAATATGTCACCTGCCGATTTACGTAAAGAAGGCAGTGCTTACGATGTTACATTGGCTATAGGTATTTTAGCTGCTTCAAAACAAATAAAAGCTGACCATTTAGAAGAATATTTAATCATGGGCGAGCTATCTCTTGATGGTGACTTGCAACCCATAAAAGGCGCCTTACCCATAGCTGTTAAAGCCAGAGAAGAAGGCTTTAAAAATTTTATTTTGCCAAGTCAGAATGCTAAAGAAGCAGCAATAGTTAATGATTTAAATGTGTTTGGTGTAGATAACATTAAACAAGTTATTAATCATTTTGATAAAGGCGATGTATTAGAGCAAACGATTATTGATACACGGCAAGAGTTCTATAAAAATTTAGATTTTCCAGAGTTCGATTTTGCCGATGTTAAAGGGCAAGAATCTATTAAAAGATGTATGGAAATTGCAGCTGCTGGTGGCCATAATATTATTTTAATTGGTCCGCCAGGAGCAGGAAAAACCATGTTGGCAAAGCGGTTACCTAGTATTTTGCCACCCATGACGCTATATGAAGCTTTAGAAACCACAAAAATACATTCGGTTGTTGGTAGAGTAAAAGCACATACCGGATTAATGGCGCAGCGCCCATTTCGAAGTCCGCATCATACCATAAGCGATGTCGCCTTAGTTGGTGGTGGGACTTATCCACAACCAGGCGAAATTTCATTAGCACATAATGGTGTATTGTTTTTAGATGAATTACCTGAGTTTAAACGAACCGTTTTAGAAGTTATGCGACAACCATTAGAGGATAGAGAAGTTACCATTTCCAGAGCAAGGTTTACAGTGACGTATCCATCATCTTTTATGTTAGTAGCTAGTATGAATCCTAGTCCAAGTGGTTATTTTAATGACCCTAATGCTCCTGTAACGTCTTCTCCTGCTGAGATGCAACGTTATTTAAGTAAAATATCAGGGCCTTTGTTGGATAGAATTGATATTCATATAGAAGTTACACCGGTTCCTTTTGATAAGCTTTCAGATGATAGAAAAGGTGAGTCTTCGGTAACTATACGAAAACGTGTTACGCTAGCAAGAGATCTTCAAACACTACGCTTTAAAGATATTGATAGTATACACTACAATGCACAAATGAATACAAAGCAAATACGACAGTATTGCGCATTAGATATACCTTCTAAAGAACTTTTAAAAACAGCTATGGAACGTTTAAACCTTTCAGCTAGAGCTTATGATAGAATTTTAAAAGTAGCAAGAACCATTGCTGATTTAGAAGAATCACCTGTTATTCAAGGACAACATATTACAGAAGCTATTCAATATAGAAGTTTAGACCGAGAAGGTTGGCTAGGCTAG